The sequence CATTTGGGGCATTTGGATATCTGTAACGAGCACATCTATCTTATTTTGGCTCATTATTCCCAGTGCTTCTTTCCCGCTCAGGGCAAAACACATATCCCATTTATTCCTAAAAATCCGCATGCGTCTTTTTAGACCATCAAGGATTCTCTTTTCATCATCTACAAAAAGTATATGTTTTTTCATAAAAATTTTCTGTGGCTCATCAGTCGGCAAACCGGCGGATGAGATTCGTATTTTAACTTTTTTTTATTCCTTTTTCGGTCTCCGGCGCTTATCCCGAATTGTTGCGAACATAGTTGTTTGCTTTCATTACAGGTCAATAAGGTCATCGTGATTTTCAACGGTTTGTTTAATGGGAATTCTTATCGTAAATTTCGTTCCCTCACCAACTTTGGATTCTACATCAATACTGCCATTATGCTTGTTCACAATTATATCTCGGCAGATAGAAAGCCCTTGACCTGTTCCTTGCCCAACTTCCTTTGTAGTGAAAAACGGATCGTATATTTTTGTGAGAACATTTTTCGGAATACCATTTCCGTTATCCTCTACTTTGATTATGGCAAAATTATCTTTCATTCCCGTTGAAATTGTGATCACACCCTTCTCGTTATGATTGCCTTGTTCAAGTTTCTCCTTAATTGCATCAACGGCATTCAGAATCAAATTGAGAACAACCTGATTAAATTCGTCCGGGAGCAAATCCACCTCAGGTAAATCTTTGTCGAAATCCGTTTTCATTTCGGCAACGTATTTCCACTCATTTTTAGCTACCGTAATAGTGGTTTGTATGGTTTGCTTTAGATTCATCGGTGTTTTATCTTTCTGCTCCGGATGGGAAAACTCTTTCATTGCTCTCACGATTTTTGCAACTCTATCTATTCCTTCGATAGCTTGCTCAATTGCTTTTGGAATTTCTTCTTTGCCAAATTCAAAATCAGTCTCTTCTTTCAATTCCTCCAATCTATCGAATAAATTTTGGGATATTGAACGCGGTGTAGCACTGTTAATCATCCTATCATAATGGCTGATGATCTTCAAGAATCCTTGAAAATACTCTTGCATGAAGTGCACATTATCGCCCACATATTGAGTCGGTGTATTTATTTCGTGGGCTATTCCGGCTGCCAATTGTCCGATTGATTCCAATTTTTGTGATTGCAGTAATTTGCGTTCCAGTTCTTTCCGCCGTGTCATATTTTTGATTGATGACACAAAACCAAGTGTTTCTCCTGAAACACCGATAAAACGGTTCGTAGTTAAAAGGCAGGGAATTTGTTTCCCGGACTTATGCTTGAATAAAAATTCTTGTTCAATATGATTTTTTCCACTATAGATCTGCTTCAAAGTGCATTTATCAGTTCCACAAAGTTCATTGGGAAATATCTCAAAACATTTCTTTTTTGTTATTTTGTTTTTCGGCTTACCCACTAATTCGACAACAGCATTGTTGACTAAAGAGATATTGAAATCTTTTTTTACGATTAACATACCCTCTGCTGTAGTATTGAAAATAATTTCATGTTCAAGATTTTTAAACTCCATTCTTCTCGCAAACGCGTTTGTTTTTTCAACCATCCCTTCCAACTGCTCATTTGCCATATTTATATCTCTCTGTGCTTTTGATTTTTCTTTTAATTCAATCTGCAGTTTTTTATATAATGTTGCATTCACAATTGCGACAGCTATTTGTGAGCTGATAGTTTCCATCAAAATACCGTCTAATTCCTTATATGCATCTTTTTTTCTACTTTGAACATCCAGAACGCCAATTACCTTGTTCCTATATAATAGGGGAATTGCGATTTCAGATTTGGCTATTTCTTCTCTTTTACGAATATAATCCGGATTTTTGCTTACATCGTTAGAAAATTGTGTTTTTTTTGTTTGAGCAGCTTTTCCGATCATTCCTTCGCCAATTTTTATGACAAATCCTTTGAAGAAAATATTTTCATATCCGCCTGCAATAGTTTGCATTATCAAGCAGGATTCTTCTGTGCACTCATCTACTAGAAAAATCATGACACCATAAAAACCGAATGCCTTTTGTATGGTTTCTGTGGTGCTTTTTAACAGTTTATCAATTTCTATTTCAGCGGAGATTTTTTTTGCTATTTCAAATAAAATATTTTGGCCTTGCACAAGATTTTTAAGGTCATTGCGGTTTTTCTCAATTTCCATTTTATTCCTAAACCGATTCAGCCCCGTTTCAATATTAACTCTTAGTGATTGTTGGGTATAAGGCTTTAAAATATACCCACATTGTGGGGTAAATCCCACCCTTTTTATGGTCGCATCGTCTGAGTATGCCGTTAAATAAATAATTGGCAGATTATACTTCTCGTGAATAATTTCAGCGGTCTCAACTCCATCTATGTCACCCTGAATACCAATATCCATCAGAATTAAATCAGGCGTGTTTGTTTCTATTGATTTTATGGCTTGTCTTCCATTTGGATAAACACCACAGACATTATACCCGATTTTCTCTAATTTGTTTTTTAAATCAATTGCCACGAGCGAATCATCTTCTACAGCAATAATTTTTATTTTTTTCATTAGAAACTCCACTTATTGAAAGTAGGTTGCAACCTTTTTCGGTGTAATGTTTTCTAAATCTTGCATAATTTTTGAAAACTCATCCAAACTATCAAAAAATATTTTAACTACTTGTGGGTCAAAGTGTTTTCCGCTTTCATTTCTAATTATTTCACATGCAACATCAATTGAAAAAGGCTTCTTGTAAGGTCTTTCCGTTGTTATCGCATCAAACACATCAACTAAAGCCACAATACGGGCGGAGAGAGGAATTTCTTCTCCGGATAAACCGTCCGGATATCCGCCTCCATCCCAACGTTCGTGGTGATAAGCTGCAATATCTTCAGCCATTCGGATGATTGATGACTCAGAATTGGAAAGAATCATTTTCCCAATTTGGGGATGTTTTTTTACTAAATCAAATTCTTCTTTATTGAGAGAGCTAGGTTTGTTTAGGATATCCGGGGCTATGCCAATTTTACCAATATCATGCATTGGAGCAGCATATTTGATATCCCAGATTACTTGGTTTGATAAACCCATATTTTTTGCAATAATCTCACTATAATAACTCACGCGGATAATATGCCTTCCGGTGTCTTTATCGTGATATTCTGCAACAATAGAAAGTCTGTATATCGTGTCGAGATATGCTTTTTGCAAATTTTGTTGGCTAATTTTCAAATCCTTCAAACTTTTCGCCAAATCTCTTGCGTATATTTTTTGTTTCTGCTCAGATTGTTTTCGTTTGGTAATGTCCTCAAAACTTATCATCCGTCCAATTATATTATCCTCGTGATCACTAACATTTGAAGTTGTAACTTCCATGAACATCGAGTCTCTATCCTTGAACTTTACCTGCATCTCTTTTGCAACTCTTTTCCCATCGTTTTCCGTATTTATCAGACTTTGCAGAACATCAGTTTCTGCCATTTGAATAACATTTATTAAACGTTTGCCTTTAATATTTTCCTTTTCATCAAACTGGAACATTGCGTAAAAAGCACTGTTTGCATAAGTAACAACTCCCTTCAAATCTATTATTACAGTTCCGCTTGGTGATGATGCAAGGGCATCATAGACTATGCTCAGCTCGGACTTAGATTTTTCTTTAAATCTTTCCAAGGCGATCATATTTTTTACTAATCCACGCATTTCGTACTTGCTAACGGGTTTCCCTAAAAAAAACCTTGCACCGTGTTCATAACAATATTTAATTTCTTTTTCAAATCCCTGACCGGTTAAAACGAGGATTGAAAACGGATCGGAAACCTTTGGCTTTAACTTTTTGAGGAATTGCCTTCCGTCCATAATCGGCATATTCAAATCAAGTATTAAAATGTGTGGTTTTTCTTTTTCGACTTGATCCAATCCCTGTTGCCCGTTTTCTGCTTCATAAAAAAGATAATCGTCCTGCCTAAAAGTTCTTTTTATTGATTCCCTTATGTTTTTTTCATCATCAATAATTAATATTTTAGGCTTATTCATTTTGATTCCTTACTTTGGCAATACCTTTGGAGAATCGCTGAAGCATTGAAGCATAGGGCAAGATCTCCGGAATGATTTATAATTTATAATTTTTGACTTC comes from Candidatus Cloacimonadota bacterium and encodes:
- a CDS encoding ATP-binding protein, producing the protein MKKIKIIAVEDDSLVAIDLKNKLEKIGYNVCGVYPNGRQAIKSIETNTPDLILMDIGIQGDIDGVETAEIIHEKYNLPIIYLTAYSDDATIKRVGFTPQCGYILKPYTQQSLRVNIETGLNRFRNKMEIEKNRNDLKNLVQGQNILFEIAKKISAEIEIDKLLKSTTETIQKAFGFYGVMIFLVDECTEESCLIMQTIAGGYENIFFKGFVIKIGEGMIGKAAQTKKTQFSNDVSKNPDYIRKREEIAKSEIAIPLLYRNKVIGVLDVQSRKKDAYKELDGILMETISSQIAVAIVNATLYKKLQIELKEKSKAQRDINMANEQLEGMVEKTNAFARRMEFKNLEHEIIFNTTAEGMLIVKKDFNISLVNNAVVELVGKPKNKITKKKCFEIFPNELCGTDKCTLKQIYSGKNHIEQEFLFKHKSGKQIPCLLTTNRFIGVSGETLGFVSSIKNMTRRKELERKLLQSQKLESIGQLAAGIAHEINTPTQYVGDNVHFMQEYFQGFLKIISHYDRMINSATPRSISQNLFDRLEELKEETDFEFGKEEIPKAIEQAIEGIDRVAKIVRAMKEFSHPEQKDKTPMNLKQTIQTTITVAKNEWKYVAEMKTDFDKDLPEVDLLPDEFNQVVLNLILNAVDAIKEKLEQGNHNEKGVITISTGMKDNFAIIKVEDNGNGIPKNVLTKIYDPFFTTKEVGQGTGQGLSICRDIIVNKHNGSIDVESKVGEGTKFTIRIPIKQTVENHDDLIDL
- a CDS encoding response regulator, with product MNKPKILIIDDEKNIRESIKRTFRQDDYLFYEAENGQQGLDQVEKEKPHILILDLNMPIMDGRQFLKKLKPKVSDPFSILVLTGQGFEKEIKYCYEHGARFFLGKPVSKYEMRGLVKNMIALERFKEKSKSELSIVYDALASSPSGTVIIDLKGVVTYANSAFYAMFQFDEKENIKGKRLINVIQMAETDVLQSLINTENDGKRVAKEMQVKFKDRDSMFMEVTTSNVSDHEDNIIGRMISFEDITKRKQSEQKQKIYARDLAKSLKDLKISQQNLQKAYLDTIYRLSIVAEYHDKDTGRHIIRVSYYSEIIAKNMGLSNQVIWDIKYAAPMHDIGKIGIAPDILNKPSSLNKEEFDLVKKHPQIGKMILSNSESSIIRMAEDIAAYHHERWDGGGYPDGLSGEEIPLSARIVALVDVFDAITTERPYKKPFSIDVACEIIRNESGKHFDPQVVKIFFDSLDEFSKIMQDLENITPKKVATYFQ